CGCGAGGTATTCATTACCACAATCTTCTTCACACCGTTAAGTGCTGAAAGGAGCGCTCCGAGTCCGTCACGGTCGATCTTAGTACCGGATATTCCTTCATCACGGAAAACCTGAACCAGCTCGTATCCCTGCTTTTTACAATAATCGCTTATGGCTTTTTCTTGGGTCTTTATACCGTACCCCTTTTCCGCTTGTGAATCGGTACTGACACGTACATATCCAAAAACTTTTTCTCCCATTTTCTTGCTTCCTTTCTTTGCAAATCTGTCAGTGTTATAGATAAAATGGACAAAAATATAGCCCCAGGCCAGTATCTACCTGGCTTACGCATAATTTATCCTTAATTTATTGTGTAAATGTTTGTCAGGTTATCGAGCTTTAAATGTAACGACTTCATGAAGGGTAGTCTGAGGATCCCAGAAGCGGTCTTTTTCTATGGCGGGTATAATTCCATAAACTTTTAGTGATTGCAGTTCTTTGAGGCTCACATAGCCCAACTCTGCCATTTCATCGTCTCCAAGATTACAAAACCCAAACATGATATCCTTCCCATCGAACTCCGTGATATACCATGTACCAACACCGTACGCATTAAACAACTTCACCGGCACGCGAACCTGATCCGGCAGAAAGTTCTCTGTCGAATATAACGGGGGCAAAAGTTTACTCAATTGTTGAGTAAGAGTATTCATATAATTCACCTCCTTCCTGGTCGTCTTCGCTAATTACTCCGACATTGAGTAAATAATCGCGGCAGTCAGGGTCATCTAGGTTGTGCTCCATGTCTTCCGCAAAGCCCTCATGCCCACAGTTAGTGCATGTATACCAGGATTCTAGCTTGTCTCCATTCATCATAGCCACCTGATATTCGCTATTCGTCAGGAACACATAACCAGAGTTCATATTCATCATGATCGATACTTCCTCTCCCCAGAAATCTTCAGGCAACCCCTGTTCCCTCCAGACCCGAAGAAGTTCTTCAACTATGACTCGTTCTCTATACCCAAATTTTGAGAAATCAGTAGTAGTTATTTCGTAAGACATTACTATTCCCTCCTTATTATTGTTCTTACTAATAGAGGGAATGAAAGGGGGGAAAAGGGAATATTTATGGTATTCAGGGTGGCTGTAGAAAATAAATTAAATAATAAAGGTGTTTTTTGGGAAATGTGAGCCCTTCGAAATTGTTCTTCTTGTATAATTATAGTATTCTATTTTAACTATTGTTTGATGCTGATATTTATAAAAGTAGAAAATATTTCAACATAACTAATCTACTACTGTATTCTCGAACAGCTCATGTATTTTCTTTTGCAGGAGTGCCTTCGGTATTAGTTTTGTTTCATAATCTGCAATAAGGGCAGGACTTACTGAACGACTTAAGGCGTATTCAACTACTTCACTGTCTTTGTCTCTACATAGCAAGACTCCTATGCTCGGGTTTTCATGGGACTTCTTAACGTCTCTATCCAGAGCTTCAAGATAAAATTCGAGTTGCCCAAGGTATTCAGGCTTAAACTTATCGACTTTTAATTCAAAAGCTACCAGACATTGTAGTTCCCGATGATAAAAGAGAAGATCTATAAAAAAGTCACTGTTCCCCACTTGCAACCGGTATTCTTCGCCCATGAAGGTAAAGTCACGACCCAATTCAAGTATAAAATCTTTCAAATTCTTTATGAGCGCTTTTTGCAGGGACTTTTCATCAAAGGAATCATGGAGATTAAGAAATTCAAAAATATACGTATCTTTAAAAGCCCCGGCTACATTCTGCGGTAATTCTCTTACCACTGGTGAGAGTTTTTTATCCGACAGCATCGTCCTCTCAAAAATACCAGAGTTTATCTGCCGTTCCAGCTCTCTTTTACTCAAATATTCTCTTGCCGTTAAGCTAAGATAAAATTCTCGTTCCTCACTTGTTTTGCATCGCGAAATTATTATCATATTATTTGTCCAGGATATTTCTCTCACCAGTGGCGAGAGTTTTGGATTTTCTTTGTAAGTCTCGAAAAACTGTCTAGTACGCCAAAGGTTTTGGGAAGAAAACCCTTTGATATCAGGTTCCTGCTTTAAAATGTATTCCGCTAAATTCTCAACTATACTTTTACCCCAAACCTCTTCTGCGATCTTTTTGCTAATATATTCACCAATACGCCAATATAGATCGATTAGCTCAGTGTTAACATTTCTGAGTGCGCGTGATCTGGATTCCCGGATCATCAATATTATTTCATCAAAATGTGTTTGAGCTGGTTTGCTGTTCATTATTTCCTCGGTTCTAAGTATCCTTTACTAACAACGTATCTGAATTGTAACATTGACAACAATCTTGGTAAAACATTCTATACATCCCCAGTCTTATTAACTATTAACAAAAAAATACTCTTTTACTAAAAAAACAACAAGAATTACAATTACACAATATTAAATCTAACAAATATATCTATTAGGAGGATATACGATGGAGTATCTAAGAGAAAGACAATACTATATTGATAGTTATGATCTAATAACTATCAAAAAATGTATACAAACACAAAAAATCTTTAAAGAAAATATTTTGAAGGACGAAGACAAAATAAAAAATCTAACTCCAGAAGAAATTGATAACCGAATAACACATCTCTCTGATATTTTCATATACTTCCAAAAGGTTGAATTGTTTCGAGAAAAAGAAGCATTTATCAACGAAAGGATGGAGGAGGATCAAAAAAAAGAAAATAGATATAACGAAGCCATGCCTCCACGTGGTGTTCGCTGTAAAGAATGTCGTTCGCAAGTAAAACTAATAAACAAAGGCGGATTTCGAACGCATAATGGAAAAGAACAAATGCTATTCTTCTTTGACTGTGAAAATTGCGGGAAAAGATCTGCATATTACGAAGATGGCACAGCCTGGAGAAAACAGCCATTGCCCTGTCCTGAATGCGATTCACCGCTTGAAGAAAATTCAACAAAAGCTGGCGAAGTCATTACAACTTTGTATTTATGTAAAAAAAAATGTGGATATCAGGAAAAAGAAGTCTGGGACTGGGAAAAAGACAAACAAGAATTTGATGAACGTGAAAAGCAAGAACGAGTACTGCTTGCTAAATATCGAGATGTTTTTTGTCTGAGCGATAAAGAAGGCTATGAAAAAATACTAGAATTCAACAAAATGAAACAACTTAATGAAATGATAGAAAAAGAACAAGACCCCAATTATCAAAAAACAAAACAAATACAAATCCTTAAACTTGGACAAATTAAAGAATTAATAGAAAGAACCATAACAACAGAAAAATACCAAGATTTACAGTTTAGCAAACCTGAAATTAGTAAATATGTAATTGTAGACTTCACGGTCAATGATACTAAGTATGAGAGACAAGAGCGCTCAAGTTGTAATAAACTTAAGAAGTTAATCAACAATTCCTTAAGTAATACAAATTGGAGATTAATGAGTGAAGGGATTAGCTATAGGCTAGGAATACTATCTGGTCGGCTAAAAGCATATGAACGAGAAGAAGAGTTAGCGATGCTGGTAAAATAACACAGAATTAAAAGAATACTTTACCTACTAGCTCATTCTAGTAGATACAGGCTACTGCCCTACGTTCGAAATTTTATCAGCAAGCTAATACTAACTGACTAATATCCATACTTGTATACACTTGTATATAAGTATGGACGATTAGGGACAGAACC
The window above is part of the Candidatus Margulisiibacteriota bacterium genome. Proteins encoded here:
- a CDS encoding DUF2958 domain-containing protein; the encoded protein is MNTLTQQLSKLLPPLYSTENFLPDQVRVPVKLFNAYGVGTWYITEFDGKDIMFGFCNLGDDEMAELGYVSLKELQSLKVYGIIPAIEKDRFWDPQTTLHEVVTFKAR
- a CDS encoding DUF1016 domain-containing protein is translated as MNSKPAQTHFDEIILMIRESRSRALRNVNTELIDLYWRIGEYISKKIAEEVWGKSIVENLAEYILKQEPDIKGFSSQNLWRTRQFFETYKENPKLSPLVREISWTNNMIIISRCKTSEEREFYLSLTAREYLSKRELERQINSGIFERTMLSDKKLSPVVRELPQNVAGAFKDTYIFEFLNLHDSFDEKSLQKALIKNLKDFILELGRDFTFMGEEYRLQVGNSDFFIDLLFYHRELQCLVAFELKVDKFKPEYLGQLEFYLEALDRDVKKSHENPSIGVLLCRDKDSEVVEYALSRSVSPALIADYETKLIPKALLQKKIHELFENTVVD